A region of the Porphyrobacter sp. YT40 genome:
TTCTGTTTCCAACTCGTGAAACAGATCGTGCAGGAAGGACGATGCTGCCTGCCCGGACACATCTGATCTGTCCGACATTCTCTCATCGGCATCAGATGCCTGCTGCTCGAGAACGGAACCGACCACATAGTGACTGACCGCCCGGAGCGCCCAAACAGCGTGCTTCGGACCAAAGCCCGCCGCGCAGAGAAAGCGTATTTGTGTCTCGGCAGTGCCAAAATTCGGTTCTGTCGGTCGAGTGCCGGCATGGATGCGCGCCCCGTCGCGATAATAGAGCAACGCCGTTCTGAAACTCTGGGCGTTCTCTTTCAGGAATAGCCGCCAGTCTTCGTTCTCTTCGGGTAGCGAGCGGGTGTGGCGTTCCGTCAACATCGCCTCCGCAAGTGCGTCAAGCAGCGCGCGCTTGCTCTGGAAATGCCAGTAAAGCGCAGGCTGCTGAACCTTGAGGCGTTCAGCGAGCTTTCGCGTCGTCAGGTTGTCCATGCCAACCTCGTTCAGCAGCTCCAGCGCCGCTGCGATCACGGTGCCTTTGTCCAGTTTGGTCATTCACGTTCCTCTGCCAGTGCTTGACAATTTATCAACGATAATTTCTATGTCTATGTTCTTATCATTGATAAAGTCGCTCGCATTGAGCGGCGCTGGAGTTTCAGGTGCGCAGCTCTGCCATCATCGCCCTGCTGATCGTCAGTCTCGACGCCATGGGACTCGGCCTCATCATGCCGGTCCTTCCGACGCTTCTGCGCGAGCTTGTGCCGGCGGAACAGGTCGCTGGTCACTATGGTGCTTTGCTGTCACTCTATGCGTTGATGCAGGTCGTCTTCGCGCCCGTGCTTGGAAAATTTTCAGATGCTTACGGCCGGCGTCCGGTGCTTCTGGCTTCTCTTGCGGGGGCCGGAGTCGATTACACGATTATGGCATCAGCGCCGGTCTTATGGGTTCTCTATATCGGCCGACTCGTTTCTGGCGTCACGGGAGCAACCGGAGCCGTAGCTGCCTCAACCATTGCCGATTCGACGGGGGAAGGTTCTCGCGCACGCTGGTTCGGCTACATGGGGGCCTGTTATGGAGCAGGCATGATTGCCGGGCCAGCACTTGGTGGCATGCTCGGTGGTATTTCTGCCCATGCTCCGTTTATCGCCGCTGCCCTTCTCAACGGCTTCGCGTTCCTGCTTGCCTGCATTTTTCTCAAGGAGACTCATCACAGCCATGGCGGGACCGGAAAGCCGGTTCGCATCAAACCATTCGTTCTGTTCCGGCTGGATGATGCATTGCGCGGGCTAGCTGCGCTTTTCGCAGTCTTCTTCATTATTCAACTGATCGGCCAAGTGCCTGCGGCCCTATGGGTCATCTATGGCGAGGACCGTTTTCAGTGGGACACCACGACTGTTGGTTTGTCGCTTGCGGCATTTGGAGCAACACATGCGATCTTCCAAGCGTTTGTTACCGGCCCGCTTTCAAGCCGGCTTGGAGAGCGGCGCACGCTACTCTTTGGCATGGCTGCGGATGCGACTGGCTTCATTCTTCTGGCTTTTGCCACGCAGGGATGGATGGTGTTCCCGATTTTGTTGCTGCTTGCCGCCGGAGGTGTTGGCATGCCGGCCTTGCAGGCAATGCTTTCAAACAATGTCAGCAGTAACAAGCAAGGAGCTTTACAGGGAACGCTTACAAGCCTCACAAATCTAAGCTCTATCGCGGGACCGCTTGGCTTCACGGCACTCTATTCTGCCACCATAGGAGCATGGAACGGTTGGGTTTGGATTGTCGGCGCGATCCTCTATTTAATATGTCTGCCAATACTACTCAGACCTTTCGCAACTTCATTGTGATTGAGTCATGGCGAATTGGTATGCGTAGACGGCTCTGTTGCAAAGATTGGCGGCAGTCAGAGGTAGGCTGTCGCTCTGCGCCGATCAGGCGGCTGCTGCGAAATGGTGGTTGAGCATGCCCATGGCCTCCGTCAGCGCCGAGGGCCCAATGCCAAAAGCTCTCTCCACAAGGCGCACCTCGCCCCTGATGCCGGGCTGCAGGCACCAGGGGCGAGCCTGTCCTTTGCGCAGGGCTCGCATGACTTCGAATCCCTTGATCGTGGCATAGGCCGTGGGGATCGATTTGAAACCGCGCACCGGCTTGATCAGTATCTTGAGCTTTCCGTGATCGGCCTCGATCACGTTATTGAGATACTTCACCTGCCGGTGGGCCGTCTCCCGGTCCAGCTTTCCTTCGCGCTTCAATTCGGTGATCGCTGCACCATAGCTCGGCGCTTTGTCGGTATTGAGCGTGGCAGGCTTTTCCCAGTGCTTCAGGCCTCGCAGGGCCTTGCCCAGGAACCGCTTCGCTGCCTTGGCGCTGCGGGTCGGCGACAGGTAGAAATCGATCGTGTCGCCCCGCTTGTCGACTGCCCGGTACAGGTAGGTCCACTTGCCCCGCACCTTGACGTAGGTTTCATCCAGGCGCCAGCTCGGATCAAAGCCACGCCGCCAGAACCAGCGCAGCCGCTTCTCCATCTCCGGGGCGTAGCACTGGACCCAGCGATAGATCGTCGTATGGTCGACCGAAATGCCGCGTTCCGCCAGCATTTCCTCAAGGTCGCGATAGCTGATCGGATAGCGACAATACCAGCGCACCGCCCACAGGATCACATCACCCTGGAAATGGCGCCACTTGAAATCCGTCATCGTTCCGTCCGTCCAATCTCCGCCAAGCATGCTCAAGCTTCACGATTTTTGCAACAGAGCCTCGGACAGGGCATTTTCGGGGCCTTTCTGATGCCTATGTCGCAAACCCTGCTGCTGCGCGTATTCCCGCCCGAGCAGCAAAACATCGGCATGGGCATGTGGGCAATGACGCTGCTGCTTGGGCCTGCACTCGGCCCGATCATCGGGGGCTGGCTGACCGATAACTGGTCCTGGCACTGGATATTCCTGATCAACGTGCCAGTTGCCCTGCTTTCCATCATCGGCGGGGCCGTCCTGCTCCGCCCGATTGAAACCGAACGCCGCGTCTTGCCAATCGATTATGTTGGCCTTGTTCTGCTGGTTATTTGGGTCGGCTGCTTGCAGGTCATCCTCGATATTGGCCGCAACCATGACTGGTTCGGTGACCCGCTGATCGTCGTGCTGGCTATAACGTCGGCTGTCGCATTCCTGATTTTTGTCGTCTGGGAACTCACCGAAGACCATCCCGTGGTCGATCTGCGCATTCTGCGGCATCGGGGGCTGAGTGTCAGCCTCGTAGTCCTCTCAATCAGTTTCGGCGCCTATTTCGCGGGCTTTGTGATTGTTCCGCAGTGGCAACAGGCATGGCTGGGCTTCACCGCGACGCAGGCAGGCTATTCGTCTTCATTCTCGGCGATCG
Encoded here:
- the tet(G) gene encoding tetracycline efflux MFS transporter Tet(G), whose translation is MRSSAIIALLIVSLDAMGLGLIMPVLPTLLRELVPAEQVAGHYGALLSLYALMQVVFAPVLGKFSDAYGRRPVLLASLAGAGVDYTIMASAPVLWVLYIGRLVSGVTGATGAVAASTIADSTGEGSRARWFGYMGACYGAGMIAGPALGGMLGGISAHAPFIAAALLNGFAFLLACIFLKETHHSHGGTGKPVRIKPFVLFRLDDALRGLAALFAVFFIIQLIGQVPAALWVIYGEDRFQWDTTTVGLSLAAFGATHAIFQAFVTGPLSSRLGERRTLLFGMAADATGFILLAFATQGWMVFPILLLLAAGGVGMPALQAMLSNNVSSNKQGALQGTLTSLTNLSSIAGPLGFTALYSATIGAWNGWVWIVGAILYLICLPILLRPFATSL
- a CDS encoding DHA2 family efflux MFS transporter permease subunit: MAPLEIRHRSVRPISAKHAQASRFLQQSLGQGIFGAFLMPMSQTLLLRVFPPEQQNIGMGMWAMTLLLGPALGPIIGGWLTDNWSWHWIFLINVPVALLSIIGGAVLLRPIETERRVLPIDYVGLVLLVIWVGCLQVILDIGRNHDWFGDPLIVVLAITSAVAFLIFVVWELTEDHPVVDLRILRHRGLSVSLVVLSISFGAYFAGFVIVPQWQQAWLGFTATQAGYSSSFSAIAGLLTAPLVVMLMPRLDPRLLVSGGIVWLAVMGLLRTFWATDSDFWTLSIPQFVQGLGMTFLMLPIINLTLSTVDEHEVASAAGLQSFMRTIATAFATSVSLTYWGDTQRAARNDIAGVLQPDAEGGAIAGLGFSPEGARQMLSNMVEVEATTLSVLHVFWTTSAILLIAAALIWLAPRPKRSGGVSMGH
- the tetR gene encoding tetracycline resistance transcriptional repressor TetR — translated: MTKLDKGTVIAAALELLNEVGMDNLTTRKLAERLKVQQPALYWHFQSKRALLDALAEAMLTERHTRSLPEENEDWRLFLKENAQSFRTALLYYRDGARIHAGTRPTEPNFGTAETQIRFLCAAGFGPKHAVWALRAVSHYVVGSVLEQQASDADERMSDRSDVSGQAASSFLHDLFHELETEGIDAAFNFGLDSLITGFERLRSSTTD
- a CDS encoding IS6-like element IS6100 family transposase, which produces MTDFKWRHFQGDVILWAVRWYCRYPISYRDLEEMLAERGISVDHTTIYRWVQCYAPEMEKRLRWFWRRGFDPSWRLDETYVKVRGKWTYLYRAVDKRGDTIDFYLSPTRSAKAAKRFLGKALRGLKHWEKPATLNTDKAPSYGAAITELKREGKLDRETAHRQVKYLNNVIEADHGKLKILIKPVRGFKSIPTAYATIKGFEVMRALRKGQARPWCLQPGIRGEVRLVERAFGIGPSALTEAMGMLNHHFAAAA